A stretch of the Lactuca sativa cultivar Salinas chromosome 9, Lsat_Salinas_v11, whole genome shotgun sequence genome encodes the following:
- the LOC111920561 gene encoding QWRF motif-containing protein 2, giving the protein MMVAAISETTNQSRPPLLPSEKDNGIIGPNKPTRPKSRQVSSRYLSPSPSPSPSTSSNSSSLPTPTPSRRFPSPLVSRNSTTPAAKRSVSADRRRSTRPDLNLKSNNAGGAGEVSAATKLLVTSTRSLSVSFQGEAFSLPISKTKATPTSPNSTTFRKGTPERKRTGTPLRVGDHAENTKPGDQHRWPARTRQSNQTVLSKSLSLDCGVEKSNIIGSGNVIRALHQSMNMDSRRASVDGVHGGRLSLDLGNSILSNPIQQNPNGNSSDTDSVSSGSTSGIQETNRNGTRGVVMSAKFWQETSSRMRRLQDSSSGTSPGSKLVTPSKLAKKFSNDGPLLSPRTMASSPNRMRPSSPSKLMTSSVSSSPCRGMISPRRNSVSGIVSSGFGETPSVLSFAVDVRRGKVGENRIVDAHLLRLFYNRQLQWRFVNARNEDTLLKQRCGSEKNLWNAWITISDLRDSVTKKRHRLQLLKQKLKLASILKEQIAFLEDWASLDKDHSIALLGAIEALKASTLRLPVGGAIADLQSMKDVISSALEVMQTLCLSICSLCVKVEEANSMVTELANVCAKEQALLRICKGLLSMLAALKVKDCSLRTHMLQTKCVKKSHL; this is encoded by the exons ATGATGGTGGCTGCGATTTCTGAAACAACAAACCAATCAAGACCACCGTTGTTACCTTCCGAGAAAGATAATGGAATCATCGGCCCTAATAAACCAACAAGACCTAAATCGAGACAAGTTTCTTCAAGGTACTTATCCCCTTCCCCTTCTCCTTCCCCTTCAACTTCTTCGAATTCCTCATCGTTACCGACACCCACGCCTTCACGACGCTTCCCATCTCCTCTCGTTTCGAGAAATTCGACTACTCCGGCAGCAAAACGGTCTGTTTCCGCCGACCGGAGGCGATCCACTCGACCGGATCTTAACTTGAAATCCAACAATGCCGGCGGTGCCGGCGAGGTGTCGGCGGCcactaaacttttagtaacatCCACACGAAGTTTATCCGTTTCCTTTCAAGGCGAAGCGTTTTCATTACCGATTAGCAAAACTAAAGCAACCCCCACTTCCCCTAACTCAACTACTTTCCGAAAGGGTACCCCTGAAAGAAAAAGAACCGGTACCCCTTTAAGAGTCGGAGATCACGCCGAGAATACAAAACCCGGAGATCAACACCGGTGGCCGGCGAGAACTCGTCAATCAAAtcaaaccgttttatcaaaaAGTTTGAGTTTAGATTGTGGGGTTGAAAAGAGTAACATAATCGGATCTGGGAATGTAATCAGAGCTTTACATCAATCCATGAACATGGATTCCAGAAGGGCATCAGTCGATGGTGTTCATGGTGGGAGATTATCACTGGATTTAGGTAATTCCATACTTTCAAACCCAATTCAACAAAACCCAAATGGGAATTCCTCCGATACCGATAGCGTCTCATCTGGTAGCACATCtggaatccaagaaacaaaccggAATGGAACCAGAGGGGTAGTTATGTCCGCTAAATTTTGGCAAGAAACAAGTAGTCGAATGAGAAGATTACAAGATTCAAGTAGTGGAACTAGTCCAGGATCAAAACTAGTGACCCCATCAAAATTAGCAAAGAAATTTTCAAACGATGGGCCATTATTATCACCAAGAACAATGGCTTCTTCACCAAATAGAATGAGACCTTCATCACCTAGTAAGTTGATGACATCATCAGTGTCATCATCGCCATGTAGGGGTATGATTAGTCCAAGAAGGAATTCGGTTTCTGGGATTGTTAGTAGTGGATTTGGTGAAACCCCTTCTGTTCTAAGTTTTGCAGTTGATGTTAGAAGAGGGAAAGTTGGTGAAAATCGAATTGTGGATGCACATTTGTTGAGGCTTTTTTATAATCGACAGTTACAATGGCGATTTGTTAATGCTAGGAATGAAGATACATTATTAAAACAAAGATGTGGATCAGAG AAAAATCTATGGAATGCATGGATTACAATCTCTGATTTACGCGATTCAGTCACCAAAAAAAGACATAGATTGCAGTTACTGAAGCAAAAACTTAAGTTAGCCTCCATTCTCAAGGAACAA ATAGCTTTTTTGGAAGATTGGGCTTCTTTAGATAAAGATCATTCGATAGCATTACTTGGAGCAATTGAAGCTTTAAAGGCCAGCACTCTTCGCCTCCCTGTTGGTGGAGCAATA GCTGATCTTCAGAGCATGAAAGATGTTATAAGTTCAGCACTTGAAGTGATGCAGACATTGTGTTTGTCGATATGCTCGCTTTGTGTGAAG GTGGAGGAAGCGAATTCAATGGTCACTGAGCTTGCAAATGTGTGTGCAAAAGAGCAAGCTTTGCTTAGGATTTGCAAAGGCTTATTGTCGATGTTAGCAGCCCTCAAG GTGAAAGATTGTAGTTTGAGAACGCATATGTTACAAACAAAGTGTGTGAAGAAATCACATTTGTAG